One window of the Betaproteobacteria bacterium genome contains the following:
- a CDS encoding ABC transporter substrate-binding protein: protein MAVCMAGVLIGNANAVTFRWSSQGDYLTADPHARNEGLNNNINDHIYERLTVRGRKLEILPALAESWIKVNDLTWRLNLRKGVKFHDGTPFTADDVVFSFERAQSARSNFKVFAAPLGKVRRIDDHTVEFVTSQPHPAFMGNLVFINITSRKWAVAHGVAAPQDYKTGEETHASRHANGTGPFRLVSREPEVKTVLQKNPDWWGIKAGRFEGNVTEVRYLPIKSDATRMSALITGEVDFVLDPPLQDIPRLKREPRVKIIEGPENRVIFLGMDQGRDELAHSNIKGRNPFRDIRVRRAIAHAIDIEAIRTQVMRGFSQPTGNVMVPASFGYRAEQEGRLAYDVDRAKTLLRDAGYAGGFEVTMDCPNNRYVNDERICTAIAAMLARAGIQLRVVGLPRAQFFQKLERRDSSFFLYGWGGAPSDGTTFLTPIAHSFDGKGRGDFNMGRFSDPEVDRAIEQASVEMDDAKREALLSAAAARIREQSYMIPLHRQVIPWAARAGVSVVHRMDNVLSIAWVAMPPK from the coding sequence ATGGCCGTTTGCATGGCGGGCGTGCTCATCGGCAACGCCAATGCGGTCACGTTTCGCTGGTCGAGCCAGGGTGATTACCTCACCGCCGATCCGCACGCCCGGAATGAAGGCTTGAATAACAACATCAACGATCACATCTACGAGCGCCTGACGGTTCGAGGCAGGAAACTCGAAATCCTCCCGGCGCTGGCCGAATCGTGGATCAAGGTCAATGACCTCACCTGGCGGCTCAATCTGCGCAAGGGAGTGAAATTTCACGACGGCACGCCGTTCACGGCGGACGACGTTGTGTTTTCGTTCGAGCGCGCGCAGTCGGCCCGATCGAACTTCAAGGTGTTCGCGGCACCCTTGGGCAAGGTACGGCGGATCGATGACCACACCGTCGAATTCGTCACATCCCAGCCGCATCCGGCGTTCATGGGTAATCTTGTTTTCATCAACATCACGAGCCGCAAATGGGCCGTCGCGCATGGCGTGGCCGCGCCGCAGGACTACAAGACCGGGGAGGAAACCCATGCCTCGCGTCACGCCAACGGCACCGGGCCATTCAGGCTGGTCAGCCGCGAGCCCGAGGTGAAAACGGTGCTGCAAAAGAACCCTGATTGGTGGGGTATCAAGGCGGGGCGTTTCGAGGGCAATGTGACGGAAGTGCGTTATCTGCCCATCAAGTCGGATGCGACACGCATGTCTGCGCTGATCACCGGTGAAGTCGATTTTGTGCTCGATCCGCCGCTCCAGGATATCCCGCGCCTGAAGCGTGAGCCGCGCGTGAAAATCATCGAAGGCCCGGAGAACCGCGTGATCTTCCTCGGCATGGACCAGGGGCGCGACGAGCTCGCGCACAGCAATATCAAGGGCAGGAACCCGTTCAGGGACATCCGCGTGCGCCGCGCGATCGCACACGCCATCGATATCGAGGCGATACGCACACAGGTGATGCGCGGTTTCTCGCAGCCCACCGGCAACGTCATGGTCCCTGCATCGTTCGGCTATCGCGCCGAACAGGAAGGCCGCCTTGCCTACGATGTCGATCGAGCGAAAACGCTGTTGCGCGATGCCGGTTATGCGGGCGGCTTCGAGGTGACGATGGATTGCCCGAACAATCGCTACGTGAACGACGAGCGCATCTGCACCGCGATTGCCGCGATGCTGGCGCGCGCGGGAATCCAGCTCCGGGTAGTGGGCCTGCCGCGCGCGCAGTTCTTCCAGAAACTGGAGCGCCGGGATTCCAGTTTTTTTCTTTACGGCTGGGGTGGCGCGCCCAGCGACGGCACCACTTTCCTGACGCCGATCGCGCACAGCTTTGATGGCAAGGGGCGCGGAGATTTCAACATGGGACGCTTTTCCGATCCCGAGGTTGATCGTGCCATTGAACAGGCGTCCGTCGAGATGGACGATGCGAAGCGGGAGGCGCTGCTGTCCGCTGCGGCGGCGCGAATTCGCGAACAATCGTACATGATTCCCCTGCATCGGCAGGTCATTCCCTGGGCCGCGCGCGCCGGGGTCAGTGTGGTGCATCGCATGGATAACGTGCTGAGCATCGCCTGGGTCGCGATGCCCCCAAAATAG
- a CDS encoding efflux RND transporter periplasmic adaptor subunit, whose product MLRHILLALIIATGAAACSKDAAKADKAAAAAANERPLLLAAEDLLTVRNNALASGPSITGSVQPERRADLRAEVSAVVLQVLKENGDVVRRGDLLVRLDDTAIRDSLDSAEAATRASSLSYDQAERQFQRMTTLRKSGMVSTQALEDAETRRNNAQSDLEAAKTRAAQARQQLQRTAARAPFDGIVSDRKVSAGDTAQIGKELVKVIDPTSMRFEGLVSADNIGSVKAGQAVFFQINGYGDKEFAGKVRRVNPAANATTRQVEVLVDFVDKKQPILAGLYAEGRIETESTTGLTIPATALVRDGDKTNAWRLKGSALQKVSLTIGERDSRSGDFVLKGGLAEGDRLVRYPSATLKEGQKVEMAIAAAPSIAPAKGTGSADVAKAATSADLSKAATSAEVAKATKPVDATKAATTTDATKAAATDARK is encoded by the coding sequence ATGTTGCGTCATATATTGCTTGCCCTAATCATTGCCACTGGCGCCGCCGCGTGCAGCAAGGACGCTGCCAAAGCCGACAAGGCGGCAGCCGCGGCGGCCAACGAGCGGCCGTTGCTGCTCGCGGCAGAAGACCTGCTCACAGTGCGCAATAACGCGTTGGCGTCCGGACCGTCGATTACCGGCTCGGTACAACCCGAGCGCCGCGCGGACTTGCGCGCCGAAGTGTCGGCCGTGGTATTGCAGGTGCTGAAGGAAAATGGCGATGTTGTCCGTCGTGGCGATTTGCTGGTGCGTCTTGACGACACGGCGATTCGCGATAGCCTCGATTCGGCCGAAGCCGCGACCCGCGCATCGAGCTTGTCTTATGACCAGGCGGAACGCCAATTCCAGCGCATGACCACGCTGCGGAAATCGGGGATGGTGTCCACGCAGGCGCTGGAAGACGCGGAAACTCGCCGCAATAATGCGCAAAGTGATCTGGAGGCAGCGAAAACCCGGGCCGCGCAGGCGCGCCAGCAATTGCAGCGTACCGCCGCGCGTGCGCCGTTTGACGGCATCGTCAGCGATCGCAAGGTCTCGGCTGGCGACACCGCGCAAATCGGCAAGGAACTCGTCAAGGTCATCGACCCGACAAGCATGCGTTTCGAGGGTCTGGTATCGGCCGACAACATCGGCAGCGTGAAAGCCGGACAGGCGGTGTTTTTTCAGATAAATGGCTATGGCGACAAGGAATTCGCCGGAAAAGTGAGACGCGTCAATCCGGCGGCCAACGCGACAACGCGGCAAGTCGAAGTGCTGGTGGATTTTGTCGACAAGAAGCAGCCGATTTTGGCGGGCCTCTATGCCGAAGGCCGAATCGAGACGGAAAGCACCACCGGTCTGACCATACCCGCCACCGCGCTGGTGCGTGACGGTGACAAGACTAACGCCTGGCGATTGAAAGGTAGCGCGCTGCAAAAAGTCAGCCTGACAATCGGCGAGCGCGATTCCCGTAGCGGTGATTTCGTCCTGAAAGGCGGACTGGCCGAGGGCGACCGCCTGGTTCGCTATCCGTCGGCGACACTGAAGGAAGGGCAGAAAGTCGAGATGGCGATTGCTGCCGCTCCATCGATTGCACCCGCGAAGGGTACCGGTTCCGCCGATGTTGCGAAGGCAGCAACGTCCGCCGACCTTTCGAAGGCAGCAACGTCTGCCGAAGTTGCGAAGGCTACCAAGCCGGTCGATGCCACGAAAGCCGCCACAACTACTGATGCCACCAAGGCCGCCGCAACCGACGCGAGGAAATAG
- a CDS encoding M48 family metallopeptidase, which produces MLKVLAVCALAWCCNVAHAQVPAASPVPSTTPSTASAQPVAGDPAVSAPIRLDPVVTARLDPVVATQAFMNRLQGEARAKSDAYAEGGYWLLLWNLVYGLVVAWLLLSRRISSRIRDFAERRTHRKSLQTLIYALAYIPLTALFTFPITFYEGFYREHQYGLSNLSFFHWLGESGISLGVDMVLLGIAITGLYAILRRVPQTWWAWGTIAGSVFIMLVMMIGPVFISPLFNSYKPLPDGPIRNDILSMARANGIPADNVYYFDASKQTKRVSANVSGLFGTTRISLNDNLLNRTSPAEIRAVMAHEMGHYVLNHGIKHTVSFSLVLLGGLLFIKFSWDWAAARFGGRFGVRSISDPAGLPLLAALFSVYVFLATPVLKTIIRTAEVEADLFGLNAAREPDGFAEAIFKLAEYRKLEPGAAEEFVFFDHPSGYSRIFASMRWKAENTK; this is translated from the coding sequence ATGTTGAAAGTCTTGGCCGTCTGCGCATTGGCATGGTGTTGCAACGTGGCCCATGCCCAGGTACCGGCGGCGTCCCCTGTGCCGTCAACCACACCGTCCACTGCATCAGCGCAGCCGGTCGCCGGCGACCCGGCTGTGTCGGCCCCCATCCGGCTCGATCCGGTCGTCACAGCGCGGCTTGACCCGGTCGTCGCCACCCAAGCTTTCATGAATCGCCTGCAGGGCGAGGCCCGCGCAAAATCCGATGCCTACGCGGAAGGCGGCTATTGGCTGCTGCTGTGGAATCTTGTCTATGGGCTGGTGGTCGCGTGGTTGCTGCTTTCGCGGCGTATTTCTTCGCGTATCCGCGATTTTGCCGAACGACGCACGCATCGCAAGAGCCTGCAAACGCTCATTTATGCGCTTGCATATATTCCGCTGACAGCGTTGTTCACGTTCCCGATCACATTCTATGAGGGCTTCTATCGCGAACACCAATACGGACTGTCCAATCTTTCCTTTTTCCACTGGCTGGGTGAATCCGGCATCAGCCTTGGCGTGGACATGGTGTTGTTGGGAATCGCGATTACCGGCTTGTACGCAATCCTCAGGCGCGTGCCCCAAACCTGGTGGGCCTGGGGAACGATTGCAGGCAGTGTTTTCATCATGCTGGTGATGATGATCGGGCCTGTGTTTATCTCGCCGTTGTTCAATTCGTACAAACCGTTGCCCGACGGGCCGATCCGCAACGACATCCTGTCCATGGCGCGTGCCAACGGCATCCCGGCGGACAACGTGTATTACTTCGATGCGTCGAAGCAGACCAAGCGCGTCAGCGCCAATGTGAGCGGGCTGTTTGGCACGACGCGGATTTCCCTGAACGATAATCTGCTCAATCGCACGTCGCCCGCGGAAATCCGCGCGGTCATGGCGCACGAAATGGGCCATTACGTGTTGAACCATGGTATCAAGCACACGGTGTCGTTCAGTCTCGTCCTGCTGGGCGGATTGCTGTTCATCAAGTTCAGCTGGGACTGGGCAGCCGCGCGTTTCGGCGGCCGCTTCGGTGTACGCAGCATTTCCGATCCGGCCGGCTTGCCGCTGCTTGCGGCGTTATTTTCTGTCTATGTATTTCTTGCCACACCCGTGCTCAAGACCATCATTCGCACGGCGGAAGTTGAGGCGGACCTGTTTGGCCTGAATGCCGCGCGCGAGCCGGACGGCTTTGCGGAAGCAATCTTCAAGCTGGCGGAATATCGCAAGCTCGAGCCGGGTGCGGCGGAAGAGTTTGTGTTCTTTGATCACCCGAGCGGATATAGCCGTATTTTTGCCTCAATGCGCTGGAAGGCCGAGAACACGAAGTAG
- a CDS encoding efflux RND transporter permease subunit, translating to MFLSDFSIKRPVTTVVIIIMLMGLGLMALKNLRVNQIPDVEQPVIVVNIPYPGASPETVEREIVNRVEKALQSISQVYQIKSTASESSASIVIIFNFKKNMVEASDEIRNAIASVRHKLPVEMREPILRRIDPSAQPIMQLALSSSKQTHAEISRLAEDVLADKFRAIDGVAVVNVNGALRRELSVLLRAERLREYNISVTDVVNALRNQNTTSPVGRVKGALDEQSIRLVGRIESPAEFEQIVLKRRGNEVVRLGQVASVADGFAELSGFSLRNGLPNVGIAVTRSRDASTVSVADKVRKEVEEINKTLPAGSKLEVTQDGGKDAQTSLQNVIEALMFGALLTIFVVYAFLNSWRSTLITALALPTSVIAAFIAVWACGFTLNFMTLLGLSLAIGVLIDDAIVVRENIVRHMEMGEDRRTAASAGTQEIGLAVTATTFSIIAVFIPVAFMGGGGGEWFRPFALTVATSVLVSLFISFTLDPMLSAYWGDPVGYQQRTKTGLSLWLSRFNIWFDHQASRYGNVIAWALHHRRYMALIAGLSLLGALALQATVGGSSFLPASDVGTIAIEVRTPSSASLDYSRLKVEKAAELARTMKETVATNTNVYAGGGRVYVDLGKSTTRKRSAGEIAVELRTHLTRLVGAEYTVLDDLNNGARKPVQILFSGPDSRRLMAITSDFMKKLNKVPGAIDVGLSEQDPKDELRIELNRGLANALGISVGDAAQALRVAFAGVEVGDWVDPTGESRDVSVRLHPDDRVNATNIERLPIAVSGSNMMVPLDQIATITMGKGPAQIQHSDGKRMIAVSANAQGRSPGEVTADAMKIASQIDFPTGYGLELGGASRDQKEVFTEMGIALVTGIGLMYFTLVIQFGSFTAPLPIMLSLPLSLIGVVVALLLTKGTLNLMSFIGVIMLMGLVAKNAILLLDCARKEEAQGVSREEALMHAGRVRLRPILMTTFALIAGMMPVAIGLGEGGEFYRPMAIAIIGGTITSTILTLLVVPTFYDSIEIARDRAFAKFHAREVRWNTFAAFVVTLIEAILALLLIRLIYRLVMMLVGWPMARKRHRDQIVAKPAIRMQGD from the coding sequence ATGTTCCTGTCCGATTTCAGTATCAAGCGACCGGTGACGACGGTCGTCATAATCATCATGCTCATGGGCCTCGGTTTGATGGCGCTGAAGAATTTGCGCGTCAACCAGATTCCCGATGTCGAGCAGCCGGTTATCGTCGTCAATATTCCGTATCCCGGCGCGTCGCCGGAAACGGTCGAGCGCGAAATCGTCAATCGGGTTGAAAAGGCCCTGCAGAGCATTTCGCAGGTCTACCAAATCAAGTCCACGGCGAGCGAGAGTTCGGCGTCCATCGTCATTATCTTCAACTTCAAGAAGAACATGGTGGAAGCCTCGGATGAAATTCGCAATGCGATCGCGTCGGTCAGGCACAAGCTGCCGGTTGAAATGCGCGAACCTATCCTGCGGCGTATTGATCCGTCCGCGCAGCCCATCATGCAACTGGCGCTGTCGTCCAGCAAGCAGACGCATGCTGAAATCTCCCGCCTTGCCGAAGACGTGTTGGCCGACAAATTCCGCGCAATCGATGGTGTCGCGGTGGTCAATGTCAACGGTGCGCTGCGGCGCGAGTTGTCGGTGCTGCTGCGCGCTGAAAGACTGCGCGAGTACAACATCTCGGTGACCGACGTTGTGAACGCGTTGCGCAATCAGAACACCACGTCCCCGGTCGGACGCGTCAAGGGCGCCCTCGATGAGCAAAGCATCCGCCTGGTCGGGCGCATCGAATCGCCCGCCGAGTTTGAGCAGATCGTGCTGAAGCGACGCGGCAATGAAGTGGTGCGTCTTGGCCAGGTGGCCAGCGTTGCCGACGGCTTTGCCGAACTCTCCGGATTCAGCCTGCGCAATGGACTGCCGAACGTCGGTATCGCCGTCACCCGCTCGCGCGACGCCAGCACCGTGTCGGTCGCCGACAAGGTGCGCAAGGAAGTCGAGGAAATCAACAAGACATTGCCGGCCGGATCAAAACTGGAAGTCACCCAGGACGGCGGCAAGGATGCCCAGACCAGCCTGCAGAATGTGATCGAGGCATTGATGTTCGGCGCGCTCCTGACGATCTTTGTGGTGTACGCGTTTCTCAATTCGTGGCGCTCCACGCTCATCACCGCGCTGGCCTTGCCGACCTCGGTGATCGCCGCCTTCATCGCCGTGTGGGCCTGCGGGTTCACGCTCAATTTCATGACCTTGCTGGGACTCTCGCTCGCCATCGGCGTGCTGATCGATGATGCCATTGTCGTTCGCGAGAATATCGTCCGCCACATGGAAATGGGCGAGGACCGGCGCACCGCCGCCAGCGCGGGCACGCAGGAAATCGGACTCGCCGTGACGGCGACGACGTTCTCCATCATCGCCGTATTCATTCCCGTCGCATTCATGGGCGGTGGCGGCGGGGAATGGTTCCGGCCGTTCGCGTTGACCGTTGCCACGTCAGTGCTCGTGAGCCTGTTCATTTCGTTCACGCTCGATCCGATGTTGTCGGCCTATTGGGGTGACCCGGTTGGATACCAGCAACGCACAAAAACGGGACTCAGCCTGTGGCTCTCGCGGTTCAATATCTGGTTCGATCATCAGGCCAGCCGCTATGGGAATGTGATCGCATGGGCGCTGCATCACCGGCGTTACATGGCCTTGATTGCCGGCCTGAGTTTGTTGGGAGCGCTGGCATTGCAGGCCACGGTTGGGGGATCGAGTTTCCTGCCGGCATCTGACGTCGGGACAATCGCCATCGAAGTGCGCACGCCGTCCAGTGCCAGCCTCGACTATTCCCGCCTGAAGGTTGAAAAAGCGGCCGAGCTCGCGCGAACGATGAAAGAAACGGTGGCGACCAACACTAACGTCTACGCCGGCGGCGGGCGCGTCTATGTCGACCTCGGCAAAAGCACCACGCGTAAACGCTCGGCCGGCGAGATCGCCGTCGAATTGCGCACGCACCTGACACGCCTGGTCGGCGCGGAATATACGGTGCTTGACGATTTGAACAACGGCGCCCGCAAGCCCGTGCAGATCCTGTTTTCTGGCCCCGATTCACGGCGACTGATGGCCATCACCAGTGACTTCATGAAAAAGTTGAACAAGGTACCCGGTGCCATCGATGTCGGCCTCTCCGAGCAGGATCCCAAGGACGAACTGCGGATTGAGCTCAATCGCGGCTTGGCCAACGCGCTGGGCATTTCGGTGGGCGATGCCGCACAGGCTCTCCGCGTAGCCTTCGCAGGCGTAGAAGTGGGCGATTGGGTGGACCCGACGGGCGAATCGCGAGACGTTTCGGTGCGTTTGCATCCCGATGACCGCGTCAATGCGACCAACATCGAACGCCTGCCGATCGCCGTCAGTGGCAGCAACATGATGGTGCCCCTGGACCAGATCGCCACCATCACCATGGGCAAGGGCCCGGCGCAGATTCAGCACTCGGACGGCAAGCGCATGATCGCCGTATCGGCCAACGCGCAAGGGCGCTCGCCTGGCGAAGTGACCGCGGACGCGATGAAGATTGCCAGTCAGATCGACTTTCCGACGGGGTACGGGCTTGAACTTGGCGGTGCATCCCGCGACCAGAAAGAGGTGTTCACGGAAATGGGCATTGCGCTGGTGACCGGCATCGGCCTCATGTATTTCACGCTGGTGATTCAATTTGGCTCATTCACCGCACCTTTGCCAATCATGCTATCGCTGCCCTTGAGCCTGATCGGCGTGGTGGTGGCACTGTTGCTAACCAAGGGAACACTGAATCTGATGAGCTTCATCGGCGTCATCATGCTGATGGGTCTGGTGGCCAAGAATGCGATCCTGTTGCTCGATTGCGCGCGCAAGGAAGAAGCACAGGGGGTCAGCCGCGAAGAAGCGCTGATGCACGCGGGACGGGTGCGCTTGCGGCCAATCCTGATGACGACTTTCGCGCTGATCGCCGGCATGATGCCGGTGGCCATTGGGCTGGGTGAAGGCGGTGAGTTCTACCGGCCGATGGCCATTGCCATCATCGGCGGAACTATTACCTCGACCATCCTCACGCTGCTGGTGGTGCCGACGTTCTACGACTCGATCGAAATTGCCCGCGATCGCGCGTTCGCCAAGTTCCATGCGCGCGAAGTGCGCTGGAATACGTTCGCCGCGTTCGTGGTGACGCTGATCGAGGCCATACTCGCGCTGCTGCTGATCCGGTTGATCTATCGGCTGGTCATGATGTTGGTTGGCTGGCCGATGGCACGCAAACGGCATCGGGATCAGATCGTCGCCAAACCGGCGATCCGGATGCAGGGCGATTGA
- a CDS encoding nitronate monooxygenase, with the protein MLNNETGANPVLHIKGKSLLPIVQGGMGVGISAHRLAGHVARAGAVGTLSSVDLRRHHPDLMAQTEKSRDKELINRVNLIAIDREVRAATEIAGGNGLIAVNIMRAVSEYVANVRQSCESGAGAIVVGAGLPLDLPDLTAAYPDVALIPILSDSRGIAIVLKKWLRKSRLPDAIVIEHPRYAGGHLGAAKIADLDDPRFDFPRVLEETFNVFKQLDIEREKVPLIPAGGICTPAQVHELFALGASAVQVGTPFAVTEESDAHPNFKRVLAEAKPEDIVTFMSVAGLPARAVKTPWLEKYMVKLPVLQRRAGTRTDCTLAFDCLEQCGLRDGIERFGQFCIDHHLAAALKGDVEHGLFFRGAAALPFGKQIRPVKDLINYLLNGIMPADLAPVV; encoded by the coding sequence ATGCTGAACAATGAAACCGGCGCCAATCCCGTACTGCATATCAAGGGAAAATCACTTCTGCCTATCGTACAAGGCGGAATGGGCGTCGGCATCTCCGCGCATCGGCTGGCCGGGCACGTGGCGCGTGCGGGCGCGGTCGGCACGTTGTCCAGCGTGGATCTGCGGCGCCATCACCCGGACTTGATGGCGCAAACGGAAAAAAGCCGCGACAAGGAACTGATCAATCGGGTGAATCTGATTGCCATCGACCGCGAGGTGCGCGCGGCAACGGAAATTGCGGGCGGCAACGGCCTGATCGCCGTCAATATCATGCGCGCGGTGTCGGAATATGTCGCCAACGTGCGTCAGTCTTGCGAATCCGGCGCGGGAGCAATTGTTGTTGGCGCGGGCTTGCCACTTGACCTGCCGGACCTGACCGCGGCGTATCCCGATGTCGCATTGATCCCGATACTTTCTGACTCGCGTGGCATCGCCATCGTACTGAAGAAATGGCTGCGCAAGTCGCGCCTGCCCGATGCCATTGTCATTGAACATCCGCGTTATGCGGGCGGGCATCTTGGGGCGGCGAAGATCGCCGATCTGGACGACCCGCGCTTTGATTTTCCACGTGTGCTGGAAGAGACCTTTAACGTATTCAAGCAACTGGATATTGAGCGCGAAAAAGTGCCGCTCATTCCGGCGGGCGGTATCTGTACGCCGGCACAAGTGCACGAATTGTTCGCGCTGGGTGCGAGCGCCGTGCAAGTCGGCACGCCATTCGCCGTCACCGAGGAAAGTGACGCCCATCCCAATTTCAAACGCGTGCTGGCCGAGGCCAAGCCCGAAGATATCGTTACCTTTATGAGTGTGGCCGGGTTGCCGGCGCGCGCCGTCAAAACCCCGTGGCTGGAGAAATACATGGTCAAGCTGCCGGTGCTGCAGCGGCGTGCAGGTACGCGCACCGATTGCACGCTGGCGTTCGATTGCCTCGAACAATGCGGGCTGCGCGACGGCATCGAGCGTTTCGGCCAATTCTGCATCGATCATCACCTCGCGGCCGCGTTGAAAGGCGATGTCGAGCATGGCCTGTTCTTTCGCGGGGCCGCCGCGCTGCCATTTGGCAAGCAGATTCGTCCCGTCAAGGACCTGATCAATTATTTGCTGAATGGCATCATGCCGGCGGATCTGGCGCCGGTCGTTTGA
- a CDS encoding fibronectin type III domain-containing protein: protein MKRFALLMAAFVIAAVLNGCSSNSSSADAPPDLKAVAGDSSVTLTWTADPDVEYWVFYATGSSVTTSNWLSLGGSAITRATSPYTVGGLVNGTTYSFTINGRKNGGPGGTGAPTQVATPRLAGATWVMGAPVGTGRLNSVSVATTTIATVGAGGVIFSSVGGAAATALTNPAAPADLNAILNGGAGFVAAGAAGTVIFTSDALTWTAKTSGTVADLYALASPGTGSFAAVGAAGTIITSADGSTWTVATSPTTKNLYAAVYGGALYVAVGAEGTLVTSTDGVTWTTIAVNTTRDLRAIAFGSYATTVGTTTTTTTTYVALGAAGTLLTSSDGVTWTLQPAMSTKDIASVVYGGQFVAVGSSGSIYTSADGITWQSQASGTTNDLTSVARTATGYVAVGAAGTYLTSQ, encoded by the coding sequence GTGAAACGATTCGCTCTCCTCATGGCTGCCTTCGTCATCGCGGCTGTGCTCAACGGTTGCAGCAGCAACAGCAGCTCCGCCGATGCACCACCCGATCTCAAGGCAGTGGCAGGCGACAGCTCCGTCACGCTTACATGGACGGCGGATCCGGACGTGGAGTACTGGGTTTTCTATGCCACGGGCAGTTCGGTCACGACGTCGAATTGGTTATCGCTTGGCGGTAGCGCCATTACGCGGGCGACATCTCCGTACACGGTAGGCGGGCTGGTCAATGGCACCACTTATTCCTTTACCATCAATGGCCGCAAAAATGGCGGCCCAGGCGGAACGGGCGCCCCAACGCAGGTCGCGACACCGAGACTTGCCGGCGCCACCTGGGTGATGGGCGCGCCCGTCGGCACAGGCCGACTGAATAGTGTCAGCGTGGCAACGACGACCATTGCCACCGTGGGTGCCGGCGGCGTCATTTTCTCCAGCGTCGGCGGCGCCGCCGCGACCGCACTGACCAATCCCGCGGCCCCGGCGGATCTCAATGCCATCCTGAATGGCGGCGCCGGTTTCGTCGCGGCAGGTGCGGCAGGGACAGTTATCTTCACTTCCGATGCGTTGACCTGGACCGCGAAAACCAGCGGGACGGTCGCCGATCTCTATGCGCTTGCGAGCCCTGGCACCGGTTCGTTTGCAGCCGTCGGCGCTGCCGGCACGATTATCACCAGTGCCGATGGCAGTACGTGGACTGTCGCCACCTCACCCACGACGAAAAACCTGTACGCCGCAGTCTACGGTGGCGCATTGTATGTAGCGGTCGGCGCGGAAGGAACCTTGGTGACCAGTACCGATGGCGTGACGTGGACAACCATTGCCGTCAACACCACCCGCGATTTGCGGGCTATTGCGTTTGGCTCATACGCGACGACGGTGGGAACAACGACAACCACGACCACCACCTACGTGGCGCTTGGCGCAGCGGGGACATTGCTCACGAGCAGCGATGGCGTGACCTGGACCCTGCAACCCGCAATGTCGACAAAGGACATCGCATCAGTTGTTTACGGGGGACAGTTTGTCGCGGTCGGCAGCAGCGGCAGTATTTACACCAGCGCGGACGGCATCACGTGGCAATCGCAAGCTTCCGGCACCACCAATGATTTGACATCGGTCGCGCGCACCGCGACCGGATACGTTGCCGTCGGTGCGGCGGGAACGTACCTTACGTCGCAATAG
- a CDS encoding SDR family oxidoreductase: MGMLDNKKILITGLLSNRSIAYGVAKAMHREGAQLAFTYQGEGVRERVERLAPEFGSNLIFPCDVASDDEIAALFADLGKSWDGLDGIVHAIAYAPREALAGDFHDAVTRENFRIAHDISSYSLAALAKGGLPLMKGRNAALVAMTYLGAVRAVPNYNVMGLAKASLEACVRYLAFSLGPMGIRVNGISAGPIKTLAAAGVGDFNKLLSHVEKNSPLRRNVTTEEVGNTAAFLCSDLASGINGEITYVDGGFNVTGLAREQ, encoded by the coding sequence ATGGGAATGTTGGACAACAAGAAAATTCTGATCACCGGCTTGCTGAGCAATCGCTCGATTGCGTACGGCGTGGCCAAGGCCATGCATCGCGAAGGCGCGCAGTTGGCGTTCACCTATCAGGGCGAAGGCGTGCGCGAGCGCGTTGAAAGACTGGCGCCGGAATTTGGCTCGAATCTGATCTTTCCCTGCGATGTCGCCAGCGATGACGAGATTGCCGCGCTGTTTGCCGATCTCGGGAAATCCTGGGATGGGCTCGACGGCATCGTCCATGCCATTGCCTATGCGCCACGCGAGGCGCTGGCGGGAGATTTTCACGATGCCGTGACGCGCGAGAATTTCCGCATCGCCCACGACATCAGCTCCTACAGCCTGGCGGCGCTGGCAAAGGGCGGCCTGCCCCTGATGAAGGGGCGCAATGCGGCGCTGGTCGCGATGACTTATCTCGGCGCGGTGCGTGCCGTGCCGAACTACAACGTGATGGGCCTCGCCAAGGCCAGCTTGGAAGCTTGCGTGCGCTACCTGGCATTCAGCCTCGGGCCGATGGGCATTCGCGTCAATGGTATTTCCGCCGGGCCAATCAAGACGCTGGCGGCGGCGGGGGTGGGCGATTTCAACAAATTGCTCAGTCATGTCGAAAAGAATTCGCCGCTACGACGCAACGTAACCACCGAGGAAGTCGGCAATACCGCCGCGTTCCTCTGCAGCGACCTGGCCAGCGGGATCAATGGCGAAATCACTTATGTCGATGGTGGCTTCAACGTTACCGGGCTTGCCAGGGAACAGTAA